In Paraburkholderia terrae, a genomic segment contains:
- a CDS encoding EAL domain-containing protein has product MKRNPFFRLLARLRVGRKLLLIYLLDLTAVVYISGILIHEKYISIDFSNKEIVGNAYIGTVRDALIDVAMAGAGQRPPAARLKSAQTDLASTEARYGAHLESAGLNARVRAALDVLAREAQPTAAQINEALEACRELVTRVGNQSNLILDPDLDSYYAMSLSILRYPALLESVNRIGRQLHEGHEGVHAVRSHDELRTRYLVLEGQLDAVLQGLRSDFSEAGAANHALDSTLGPSMARMLTAVESYRHAARIIVDSNGEVDPTLLSIVDVQQQTLVASVQDTWRSTADQLDDLLHARVRGLFSRMWLHLGTALFLLCSILGMVYFVAQQISRPLRQLARVMDTVRRTGDHTVRASWHSQDEIGQLVRGFNEMLEQLDRERDVQKELAATARASAAQHALVESTPVPMMVTAVPGHEVLHANQPALYWLNGVTTDPWAYGLDSSVRARFFQQLSDRDAVDEFEVRWKASTEPTWAMLSARRLNFQGRDAVLTAFTPINQIKLMEQRLELWAKVFEASSEAILILDQERRLLTANASFYRATGYRAEDIAGQPPAFIVASANGGAVITALAALVDRSSSWNGEAQIRRRQGGDYPAWLMISAVRDKRGSVSHYICTLIDITDRKKSEARIEFLAEHDVLTELPNRALFTKRLGVALEHAKQAQQRVAVLFIDLDRFKDINDSLGHHIGDGLLRSVSRRLVQAVRSSDTVSRLGGDEFTMILADAGSAADVARTIDERLLPLVREPHAIGGVTLQVACSAGVALYPDDGTDIETLMQNADAAMYQAKAAGRNLVKFFSPDMAERARQRLALEACMRTAIERHELRLAFQPCLDAQTGALVSVEGLLRWTHPQLGAVTPAQFIPIAEETRLIIPIGAWVIEEACRQLARWRDDEMRELRMSINLSAIQLRDADIVDTLRRSLAMHGVAPQRLELEITETVLMDSAENYLDAIRAIRALGVKLSLDDFGTGYSSLSYLNRFPLDRLKIDRAFVRDMLDAPADLAVIKAIIELGHELGLRVVAEGVENEDEANTLRSIGCDELQGFLYSPAISAEELETWAAQRVAADVE; this is encoded by the coding sequence ATGAAGCGCAATCCATTCTTCCGTCTGCTTGCGCGTCTGCGCGTGGGCCGCAAGCTGCTGCTGATCTATCTGCTCGATTTAACCGCTGTGGTGTACATCAGCGGCATCCTGATTCACGAGAAATACATTTCAATCGACTTCTCGAACAAGGAGATCGTCGGCAACGCGTATATCGGCACGGTGCGCGATGCCTTGATCGACGTGGCGATGGCGGGCGCGGGACAGCGTCCGCCCGCTGCCCGCCTGAAGAGTGCGCAAACGGATCTCGCCAGCACGGAAGCGCGCTACGGCGCGCATCTGGAAAGCGCCGGGCTGAACGCGCGCGTGCGCGCCGCGCTGGACGTGCTGGCGCGCGAAGCGCAGCCCACTGCCGCACAAATCAACGAAGCGCTCGAAGCATGCCGCGAACTGGTGACTCGCGTCGGCAATCAGTCGAACCTGATCCTCGATCCCGACCTCGACAGCTACTACGCGATGTCGCTGTCGATCCTGCGTTATCCAGCGCTGCTCGAATCCGTGAACCGGATTGGCCGGCAGTTACACGAAGGGCACGAAGGCGTGCATGCCGTGCGCTCGCACGACGAACTGCGCACGCGCTATCTCGTGCTCGAAGGGCAACTCGATGCCGTGCTACAAGGTCTGCGCTCCGACTTCTCCGAAGCGGGCGCGGCCAATCACGCGCTCGATTCGACGCTCGGGCCGTCGATGGCGCGCATGCTCACGGCCGTCGAATCGTACCGGCACGCGGCGCGCATCATCGTCGACAGCAACGGCGAGGTCGACCCCACGCTGCTGTCGATCGTCGACGTGCAGCAGCAGACGCTCGTAGCCAGCGTGCAGGATACGTGGCGCAGCACGGCGGATCAGCTCGACGACCTGTTGCACGCGCGCGTGCGCGGTCTCTTCTCGCGCATGTGGCTGCATCTGGGCACGGCGCTCTTTCTGTTATGCAGCATTCTCGGCATGGTGTATTTCGTCGCGCAGCAGATTTCGCGGCCACTGCGCCAGCTTGCGCGCGTGATGGACACGGTGCGCAGAACGGGCGATCACACCGTGCGCGCGAGTTGGCACAGTCAGGATGAAATCGGTCAACTGGTGCGCGGCTTCAACGAAATGCTCGAACAACTCGACCGCGAGCGCGACGTGCAGAAGGAGCTCGCGGCGACGGCGCGCGCATCGGCTGCGCAGCATGCACTTGTCGAATCGACGCCCGTGCCGATGATGGTGACGGCCGTGCCCGGTCATGAAGTGCTGCACGCAAACCAGCCCGCACTGTACTGGCTCAATGGCGTGACGACCGACCCCTGGGCGTACGGCCTCGATTCATCGGTGCGCGCGCGCTTTTTCCAGCAGTTGTCCGATCGCGATGCCGTCGACGAATTCGAAGTGCGCTGGAAAGCGAGCACCGAACCGACGTGGGCTATGCTGTCTGCGCGGCGTCTGAACTTCCAGGGCCGCGACGCCGTGCTGACGGCGTTCACGCCGATCAACCAGATCAAGCTGATGGAGCAGCGGCTCGAACTGTGGGCGAAGGTGTTCGAGGCTTCATCCGAAGCGATCCTGATTCTCGATCAAGAACGGCGTCTGCTGACGGCCAATGCGTCGTTCTATCGCGCGACGGGCTACCGTGCGGAAGATATCGCCGGCCAGCCGCCCGCGTTCATCGTCGCGAGCGCGAATGGCGGCGCGGTGATCACGGCGCTCGCGGCGCTCGTCGACCGCTCCAGTTCATGGAACGGCGAAGCGCAGATCCGGCGGCGACAAGGCGGCGATTATCCTGCCTGGCTGATGATCAGCGCGGTGCGCGACAAACGCGGCAGCGTGTCGCACTACATCTGCACACTGATCGACATCACCGACCGCAAGAAGAGCGAGGCGCGCATCGAGTTTCTCGCCGAGCACGACGTGCTGACCGAATTGCCGAACCGCGCGCTCTTCACGAAACGGCTGGGCGTGGCGCTCGAACACGCGAAGCAGGCTCAACAACGCGTGGCCGTGCTCTTCATCGACCTCGACCGCTTCAAGGACATCAACGATTCGCTTGGCCATCATATCGGCGATGGCTTGCTGCGTTCCGTTTCGCGGCGTCTCGTGCAGGCCGTGCGCAGCAGCGACACCGTGAGCCGCCTGGGCGGCGACGAGTTCACGATGATTCTCGCCGACGCGGGCAGCGCGGCCGATGTCGCGCGCACCATCGACGAACGTCTGCTACCGCTCGTGCGCGAGCCGCATGCGATCGGCGGCGTCACGCTGCAGGTTGCGTGCAGCGCGGGCGTGGCGCTCTATCCCGACGACGGCACGGACATCGAAACACTGATGCAGAACGCCGATGCCGCGATGTATCAGGCGAAGGCAGCGGGGCGCAACCTCGTGAAGTTCTTCTCGCCGGATATGGCGGAGCGCGCGCGTCAGCGGCTCGCGCTCGAAGCCTGCATGCGCACAGCTATCGAACGGCACGAACTGCGGCTCGCTTTTCAGCCGTGTCTCGATGCGCAAACGGGCGCGCTCGTGAGTGTCGAAGGCTTGCTGCGCTGGACGCATCCGCAACTCGGCGCGGTGACGCCGGCACAGTTCATTCCCATCGCCGAAGAGACGCGGCTGATCATTCCGATCGGCGCATGGGTGATCGAAGAAGCGTGCCGGCAACTCGCGCGCTGGCGCGACGACGAGATGCGCGAGTTGCGCATGTCGATCAATCTGTCGGCGATCCAGTTGCGCGACGCGGATATCGTCGACACGTTGCGGCGCAGTCTCGCGATGCATGGCGTCGCGCCGCAGCGGCTGGAACTCGAAATCACCGAAACGGTATTGATGGATAGCGCGGAGAACTATCTCGACGCGATTCGCGCGATACGCGCGCTCGGCGTGAAGCTGTCGCTCGACGATTTCGGCACGGGCTATTCGAGCCTTAGTTATCTGAACCGCTTTCCGCTGGACCGGTTGAAGATCGACCGGGCGTTCGTTCGCGACATGCTCGATGCGCCCGCGGATCTCGCTGTCATCAAGGCGATCATCGAGCTTGGGCATGAGCTGGGTCTGCGTGTGGTCGCGGAGGGCGTCGAAAACGAGGACGAAGCGAATACGCTGCGTAGCATCGGTTGTGATGAATTGCAGGGATTCCTGTATTCGCCGGCGATATCGGCTGAAGAACTGGAGACGTGGGCGGCGCAGCGGGTCGCGGCGGATGTCGAATGA
- a CDS encoding MFS transporter — protein MQPELESRVARKLMLRIIPFVMLLYFVSFLDRVNVGFAAMTMNKAIGLSPTAFGFGGGLFFIGYFLFEVPSNLILHRVGARIWIARVMVTWGIVSAASAFVTGPTSFYVLRFVLGVAEAGFFPGIILYLSLWFPGKQRAAAAAWFMAAAPISTAIGSPISGAIMQLPPMFGLADWQLLYIIEAVPAVVLGFVVLKFLTDTPSKAHWLKDDEREWLIAKLKAEADERKGHAGHTAGALSALRDPRVLALALIYFGTSAGLYTLGLWAPLIIRQYGFSALQTGLLTGIPSVLAVIAMVLWARHSDRTEERTWHVVIPCALACVGFIFAGQAGTALLIVLALVVVNVGISAAKAPLWAMPSMFLSGAGAAAGIAMINSVGNLGGFVGPFAIGWLKNVTGGYAAGLYVVGATLAVSAAVTLMLSRKAAQQPATACMRHDH, from the coding sequence ATGCAACCCGAACTCGAATCGCGAGTAGCGCGCAAGCTCATGTTACGGATCATTCCGTTCGTGATGCTGCTCTACTTCGTCAGCTTTCTCGATCGCGTCAACGTTGGCTTCGCCGCCATGACGATGAACAAGGCAATCGGTCTTTCGCCGACGGCATTCGGCTTCGGCGGCGGGCTGTTCTTCATCGGCTACTTTCTGTTCGAAGTGCCGTCGAATCTGATCTTGCATCGCGTCGGCGCAAGAATCTGGATCGCGCGCGTGATGGTGACGTGGGGCATCGTGTCGGCGGCTTCGGCGTTCGTCACGGGACCGACCAGCTTCTACGTGTTGCGCTTCGTGCTGGGCGTCGCGGAAGCGGGCTTCTTTCCCGGCATCATCCTGTATCTGAGCCTGTGGTTTCCGGGCAAGCAGCGCGCGGCAGCAGCGGCGTGGTTCATGGCTGCTGCGCCGATCTCGACGGCCATCGGCTCGCCGATCTCCGGCGCGATCATGCAGTTGCCGCCGATGTTCGGGCTCGCCGACTGGCAATTGCTTTACATCATCGAGGCCGTACCCGCCGTCGTGCTCGGCTTCGTCGTGTTGAAGTTTCTGACCGACACGCCGTCGAAAGCGCACTGGCTGAAGGACGACGAGCGCGAATGGTTGATCGCGAAGCTCAAGGCCGAAGCCGACGAGCGTAAAGGTCACGCTGGACATACGGCGGGCGCGCTGAGTGCGTTGCGCGATCCGCGTGTGCTGGCGCTTGCGCTGATCTACTTCGGCACGTCGGCGGGCTTGTATACGCTGGGTCTGTGGGCGCCGCTCATCATCCGGCAATACGGGTTCAGCGCGCTGCAAACGGGCCTACTGACGGGCATTCCGAGCGTGCTGGCCGTGATCGCGATGGTGTTGTGGGCGCGGCACTCCGACCGGACTGAAGAACGCACGTGGCACGTCGTCATTCCTTGCGCGCTGGCGTGTGTCGGCTTCATCTTCGCGGGTCAGGCAGGTACTGCGCTGTTGATCGTGCTTGCACTGGTGGTCGTCAATGTCGGCATCAGCGCGGCGAAGGCGCCGCTGTGGGCGATGCCGAGCATGTTCCTCTCAGGCGCAGGCGCCGCAGCGGGCATCGCGATGATCAATTCGGTCGGCAATCTGGGCGGCTTCGTCGGTCCGTTCGCGATCGGCTGGCTGAAGAACGTGACGGGTGGATACGCAGCGGGTCTGTACGTGGTCGGCGCGACGCTGGCCGTGTCGGCGGCCGTCACGCTGATGCTGAGCCGCAAGGCCGCGCAGCAACCCGCGACGGCCTGCATGCGTCACGATCACTGA
- a CDS encoding CsbD family protein — MNRDQIKGVTQQVKGKVNEVVGKVTGNRTQQLKGDLQQATGTARKAFGDGKEKIRRLGR, encoded by the coding sequence ATGAACCGCGATCAGATCAAAGGCGTTACGCAGCAGGTGAAGGGCAAGGTCAACGAGGTGGTCGGCAAGGTAACGGGCAATCGCACGCAGCAACTGAAGGGCGATTTGCAGCAGGCTACGGGGACGGCCCGCAAGGCGTTCGGCGACGGGAAGGAGAAGATCAGAAGGTTGGGCCGGTGA